A stretch of Sulfitobacter sp. THAF37 DNA encodes these proteins:
- a CDS encoding ABC transporter permease: MLTFTIRRLLLSIPTLLLISLVIFGLLQLAPGDPMAQVPLTVPPEVKQKMREALGLGQAWYIQYYKWLVQFFWIEPKVFIDYLTNSSALLGWLPDTSLYNGELRVISWQTRSPVMDIVAQRMPQTLWVVGLSYIVGIVIAIPIGIYSAYRHYSVFDQAGTFITMVGFSIPPFFTGPLLIVIFSVYLGWLPSIYDTTHVVNDWESFKVQFFQMIMPVMVLALQTTAQISRYMRGAMLDNLNQDYVRTARAKGLREGVVVMVHVLRNSMIPVVTVIALGMPAIFGGAIITENVFKVNGIGQLLLTALFANDLPMVMTLTFIFAVLIVLFNLIADVLYGLLDPRIRYD; the protein is encoded by the coding sequence ATGTTGACCTTCACCATCCGACGATTGCTTCTGTCGATACCGACGCTTTTGCTGATCAGCCTTGTGATATTCGGCCTCCTGCAACTGGCCCCCGGCGACCCGATGGCGCAGGTGCCGCTGACGGTGCCGCCGGAAGTGAAACAGAAGATGCGCGAGGCGCTGGGCCTCGGGCAGGCATGGTACATCCAGTATTACAAATGGCTCGTGCAGTTCTTCTGGATCGAACCGAAGGTCTTCATCGACTACCTAACCAATTCAAGCGCCTTGCTGGGCTGGCTGCCGGACACATCGCTCTACAATGGCGAACTTCGCGTGATCTCCTGGCAGACCCGAAGCCCGGTCATGGACATTGTCGCCCAACGCATGCCCCAGACGCTCTGGGTCGTCGGGCTGAGCTACATCGTCGGCATCGTCATCGCCATCCCGATCGGCATCTACTCCGCCTACCGGCATTATTCGGTGTTCGATCAGGCGGGGACGTTCATCACAATGGTCGGCTTTTCCATTCCGCCGTTTTTTACCGGGCCGCTGCTGATCGTCATCTTCTCGGTCTACCTTGGCTGGTTGCCTTCGATCTACGATACGACCCATGTCGTGAACGACTGGGAAAGCTTCAAGGTGCAGTTCTTTCAGATGATCATGCCCGTCATGGTGCTGGCGTTGCAAACCACGGCCCAGATCAGCCGCTACATGCGCGGCGCGATGCTGGACAACCTCAACCAGGACTACGTCCGCACCGCCCGCGCCAAGGGCCTGCGCGAAGGGGTGGTCGTGATGGTCCACGTGCTGCGCAACTCGATGATCCCGGTGGTCACTGTCATCGCCCTGGGGATGCCCGCCATCTTTGGCGGGGCGATCATCACCGAGAACGTGTTCAAGGTGAATGGCATCGGCCAGCTGCTGCTGACCGCCCTCTTTGCCAACGACCTGCCGATGGTGATGACCCTGACGTTCATCTTCGCCGTGCTGATCGTGCTGTTCAACCTCATCGCAGACGTGCTTTACGGCCTGCTCGACCCGAGGATCCGCTATGACTGA
- a CDS encoding FAD-binding oxidoreductase yields MGGFPISMRNPAVYPGPPPTDTDVVVIGGGVIGICTALYLARAGRRVTLLEKGRVAGEQSSRNWGWIRQQGRDPAELPIMMEALHLWQELAAETNVDFGLRQTGVTYLAETEKTLAGYEAWAGVAAAQGLDTRMLSPGEVAGMFPGLKRSYTGGMTTPSDMRAEPWLAVPALAGIAARAGVSIVEGCAVRRLDVTGGRITGVFTEAGRVTCAQVVLAGGAWSALFLRNHGISLPQLSVRETVVATAPLPDVHAGAAADDGLAFRRRQDGGYTLAGSGKAELYIGPDSFRALPHYLPQLRAAPFDQSYRPAAPNGFPDAWGTPRRWSGDEESPFERMRILDPAPNRRYVDRACRRFAERYPELGAVKAQTAWAGMIDTMPDIVPVMDHSPDIEGVVIGTGMSGHGFGIGPGAGRCLAALVTGGEVGHDLARFRASRFTDGSPIVLPPL; encoded by the coding sequence ATGGGCGGTTTTCCGATTTCGATGCGCAATCCGGCGGTATATCCCGGCCCGCCACCCACGGACACGGATGTGGTGGTGATTGGCGGCGGGGTGATCGGCATTTGCACGGCGCTCTATCTCGCGCGGGCGGGGCGCCGGGTCACGCTGCTGGAGAAGGGGCGCGTGGCGGGCGAGCAGTCCTCGCGCAACTGGGGCTGGATCCGCCAGCAGGGCCGCGATCCGGCGGAATTGCCGATCATGATGGAGGCGCTGCACCTCTGGCAGGAACTGGCGGCCGAGACCAACGTGGATTTCGGGCTGCGCCAGACCGGCGTGACCTACCTGGCAGAGACCGAAAAGACGCTTGCGGGTTATGAGGCCTGGGCCGGGGTCGCCGCCGCGCAGGGGCTGGACACGCGGATGCTGTCGCCCGGCGAGGTGGCCGGGATGTTCCCGGGGCTGAAGCGCAGCTACACGGGCGGCATGACCACCCCGTCGGACATGCGGGCAGAGCCCTGGCTGGCGGTTCCTGCGCTGGCCGGGATCGCCGCGCGCGCGGGCGTGAGCATCGTGGAAGGCTGCGCCGTGCGGCGGCTGGATGTCACGGGGGGGCGGATCACGGGCGTCTTTACCGAGGCGGGTCGCGTCACCTGCGCTCAGGTGGTGCTGGCGGGCGGTGCGTGGTCGGCCCTGTTCCTGCGCAACCACGGGATATCCCTGCCGCAACTGTCGGTGCGCGAAACCGTTGTCGCCACGGCGCCCTTGCCGGATGTGCATGCCGGGGCCGCGGCGGACGACGGGCTGGCCTTCCGGCGGCGACAGGACGGCGGGTATACCCTGGCGGGCAGCGGGAAGGCCGAGCTTTACATCGGTCCGGATTCCTTTCGCGCTCTGCCGCATTACCTGCCACAGCTGCGCGCGGCGCCGTTCGATCAAAGCTACCGGCCCGCGGCGCCCAATGGTTTTCCCGACGCCTGGGGCACACCGAGACGCTGGAGCGGGGACGAGGAAAGCCCGTTTGAGCGTATGCGCATACTGGATCCGGCGCCAAACCGGCGATACGTGGATCGGGCCTGCCGACGCTTTGCCGAACGCTATCCTGAGCTGGGTGCGGTGAAGGCACAGACCGCCTGGGCGGGGATGATCGACACGATGCCTGACATCGTGCCGGTGATGGACCACAGTCCGGACATCGAGGGGGTGGTGATCGGCACCGGCATGTCGGGCCACGGGTTCGGCATCGGGCCCGGGGCAGGGCGGTGTCTGGCCGCACTGGTCACGGGTGGCGAGGTGGGTCATGATCTGGCCAGATTCCGCGCCAGCCGATTCACCGACGGCAGCCCGATCGTGCTGCCGCCCCTCTGA
- the argE gene encoding acetylornithine deacetylase yields MTDRLTPLQLMEKLISFPTVSRDTNIPLIDWVADYLASHDIESHRYIDPEQPKHALFAHVGPWEEGAIVLSGHTDVVPVDGQPWDTDPFSVVEKEGKYYGRGTCDMKGFDALALWALVEAKYAGVSRPLQIALSFDEEVGCTGAPPMIEAMQPVLPKGSAVIVGEPSSMQAVTGHKGGTGFNTHVVGFEVHSSLLHTGVNAIMAGAKLIEWANEMNTENMEAKPTELAEMFDPPFTTAHVGMISGGTAHNITAKDCHFAMDFRVVPGEDKDAWGTAYLKKVREVEKQMQAVVPETYIAVTPRFDVPALQPEKEGEAETLVRQLTGDNASHKVSYGTEAGQFQAAGYSAVVCGPGSIDQAHQPNEFIEVAQFEAGHDFMKKLVARLGS; encoded by the coding sequence ATGACCGACCGCCTGACCCCCCTGCAGTTGATGGAAAAGCTGATCAGCTTTCCAACCGTCAGCCGGGACACCAACATTCCTTTGATCGACTGGGTCGCGGATTACCTTGCCAGCCATGACATCGAAAGCCACCGCTACATCGACCCCGAGCAACCCAAACACGCGCTGTTCGCCCATGTGGGCCCGTGGGAGGAAGGGGCGATCGTCCTTTCCGGCCATACCGACGTGGTCCCCGTGGACGGCCAGCCCTGGGACACCGATCCGTTTTCGGTGGTGGAGAAAGAGGGCAAATACTACGGGCGCGGCACCTGCGACATGAAGGGTTTCGACGCCCTGGCGCTCTGGGCGCTGGTGGAAGCGAAATATGCCGGTGTCAGCCGTCCTTTGCAGATCGCGCTCAGTTTCGACGAGGAGGTCGGCTGTACCGGCGCGCCCCCGATGATCGAGGCGATGCAGCCCGTCCTGCCCAAGGGCAGCGCGGTGATCGTGGGCGAGCCTTCGTCGATGCAGGCCGTCACCGGGCATAAGGGCGGGACGGGGTTCAACACCCATGTTGTCGGCTTCGAGGTGCATTCATCGCTGCTGCATACCGGGGTCAACGCGATCATGGCTGGGGCCAAGCTGATCGAATGGGCCAATGAGATGAACACCGAGAACATGGAGGCCAAGCCGACCGAGCTGGCGGAGATGTTCGATCCGCCTTTCACGACGGCGCATGTGGGCATGATCTCGGGCGGGACGGCGCATAACATCACCGCCAAGGATTGCCATTTCGCGATGGATTTTCGCGTGGTGCCGGGCGAGGACAAGGATGCCTGGGGCACGGCCTACCTCAAGAAGGTGCGGGAGGTCGAGAAACAGATGCAGGCCGTGGTGCCGGAGACCTATATCGCCGTCACGCCGCGGTTCGACGTGCCCGCGCTGCAACCCGAAAAGGAAGGCGAGGCCGAAACCCTGGTGCGCCAGCTCACCGGTGACAATGCCAGCCACAAGGTCAGCTACGGCACCGAGGCGGGCCAGTTTCAGGCGGCAGGCTATTCCGCTGTGGTCTGCGGCCCCGGCAGCATTGACCAGGCGCATCAGCCCAACGAGTTCATCGAGGTGGCGCAGTTCGAGGCGGGGCACGACTTCATGAAGAAACTGGTCGCGCGGCTGGGCAGCTGA
- a CDS encoding ABC transporter permease, with product MTEQPLPASPLEADVETIGALMDKGPTKPPRSQWREVWDQFRKHKGAVFGGGFLILITLTVLFGPYIWDVDPKTLDIRNKNWRPIYTLIWDSGATAGWAHPLGTDQLGRDILAQMISGGRVSMAVGWLAMGLALIIGTALGVIAGYFKRLDFWLMRFTDLVLSLPILPLVLLAVTLFRQPLNANFGPEGGMFILIVSVIGLTSWMQTARIVRGDILALKEREFILAARSIGTTSGKIIRRHLLPNVISPIMVSATLGLATAIITESALSFLGVGFPSDYPTWGKLLADAVPRMQDFPERVLLPGIAISLTVLSVNYLGDGLRDALDPRIRGR from the coding sequence ATGACTGAACAACCGCTCCCCGCCAGCCCGCTGGAGGCCGATGTCGAAACCATCGGCGCGCTGATGGACAAGGGGCCGACCAAACCGCCGCGCAGCCAGTGGCGCGAGGTCTGGGACCAGTTCCGCAAGCACAAGGGCGCCGTCTTTGGCGGCGGATTCCTGATCCTGATCACCCTCACGGTACTTTTTGGCCCCTATATCTGGGATGTGGACCCCAAGACGCTGGACATCCGCAACAAGAACTGGCGTCCCATCTACACCCTAATCTGGGACAGCGGGGCAACCGCGGGCTGGGCCCACCCGCTGGGGACCGACCAGCTGGGCCGCGACATCCTCGCGCAGATGATTTCGGGCGGGCGTGTCTCGATGGCCGTCGGCTGGCTGGCGATGGGGCTGGCGCTGATCATCGGCACCGCGCTTGGCGTCATCGCGGGCTATTTCAAGCGCCTCGATTTCTGGCTGATGCGCTTTACCGACCTGGTGCTGTCGCTGCCGATCCTGCCGCTGGTCCTGCTGGCCGTTACCCTGTTCCGTCAGCCGCTGAACGCGAACTTCGGCCCCGAGGGCGGCATGTTCATTCTCATCGTATCGGTCATCGGTCTGACATCCTGGATGCAGACCGCGCGGATCGTGCGGGGCGATATCCTCGCCCTCAAGGAGCGCGAATTCATCCTCGCCGCCCGGTCCATCGGCACCACCAGCGGCAAGATCATACGCCGCCACCTGCTGCCCAACGTGATTTCGCCCATCATGGTGTCCGCGACCCTCGGTCTTGCCACCGCCATCATCACCGAAAGCGCGCTCAGCTTCCTTGGCGTCGGCTTTCCGTCGGACTATCCGACATGGGGCAAACTGCTGGCCGATGCCGTGCCACGGATGCAGGATTTCCCCGAGCGTGTGCTGTTGCCCGGCATCGCGATCTCTCTGACGGTTCTCAGCGTGAACTACCTGGGCGACGGGTTGCGCGACGCGCTGGACCCGCGCATTCGCGGACGCTGA
- a CDS encoding ABC transporter ATP-binding protein, with amino-acid sequence MLDHSNTAPIAQIKGLRVEFQTKDGPVVGVEDVSFDINPGETVCVVGESGSGKSVSSLSLMRLIEYGGGEIAGGRLLFNRSDAGELDLVQTDQALMRHIRGNEIGMIFQEPMTALNPVFTVGRQMTEGLRLHKNLSKAQATERALALLKQVRIPEPERRLKQFPHELSGGMRQRVVIAMALACEPRLLIADEPTTALDVTIQAEILALMDRLKRETGTAVMFITHDMAVVAQMADRVVVMFRGLKVEEGTVEEIFENPKHAYTKALLAAVPKLGEMRGKPYPEPMRLLGTKDQEIKPIKGTTDTLLTVKNLTTRFPVTGGFLRRTVAHVHAVEDLSFSINKGQTLSLVGESGCGKSTAGRSILRLVEPQSGEINIDGKDIMALNQRDLRTARLDMQMIFQDPFASLNPQMQLADQVAEPIHNFKTLKGAEVSKRIEMLFDRVELPRSFMRRFPHELSGGQRQRVAIARALALNPKLIIADEAVSALDVSVQAQVLNLMMELQAEMSLSFLFISHDMAVVERVSHQVGVMYLGRIVELGPRARVFENPQHPYTRALMKAVPVADPRQRKKESELNFKPIPSPIHPVDYVASPSEYKEVEPGHLVLTTDSGY; translated from the coding sequence ATGCTGGACCACTCAAACACGGCTCCGATTGCACAGATCAAGGGTCTGCGGGTCGAATTCCAGACCAAGGACGGGCCGGTGGTCGGGGTCGAGGACGTCAGTTTCGACATCAACCCCGGAGAAACCGTCTGCGTCGTGGGCGAATCCGGCTCCGGCAAATCGGTCTCGTCGCTGTCGCTGATGCGCCTGATCGAATACGGGGGCGGGGAAATCGCGGGCGGTCGCCTGCTTTTTAATCGCTCGGACGCGGGCGAGCTGGATCTGGTCCAGACCGATCAGGCCCTCATGCGGCACATCCGGGGCAACGAGATCGGGATGATCTTTCAGGAGCCGATGACGGCGCTGAACCCTGTCTTTACCGTGGGTCGGCAGATGACCGAAGGCCTGCGGCTGCACAAGAACCTCAGCAAGGCGCAGGCGACGGAACGCGCGCTGGCGCTGCTCAAACAGGTGCGCATCCCCGAACCCGAGCGGCGGCTGAAGCAGTTTCCGCACGAGCTGTCGGGTGGGATGCGCCAGCGGGTCGTGATCGCCATGGCGCTTGCCTGCGAACCGCGCCTGCTGATCGCGGACGAGCCGACGACCGCGCTCGACGTCACGATTCAGGCCGAAATCCTGGCGCTGATGGACCGGCTCAAGCGCGAAACCGGGACAGCGGTGATGTTCATTACCCACGACATGGCGGTGGTGGCGCAGATGGCGGATCGGGTGGTGGTGATGTTCCGCGGCCTGAAGGTCGAGGAAGGCACCGTCGAGGAGATTTTCGAGAACCCGAAACACGCCTATACCAAGGCGTTGCTTGCCGCGGTGCCCAAGCTGGGCGAGATGAGGGGCAAACCCTATCCCGAACCGATGCGCCTGCTGGGAACCAAGGATCAGGAGATCAAGCCGATCAAGGGGACAACCGATACCCTGCTGACGGTAAAGAACCTGACCACGCGGTTCCCGGTGACAGGCGGGTTCCTGCGCCGCACCGTCGCCCATGTGCATGCGGTCGAGGATCTGTCGTTCAGCATCAACAAGGGGCAGACCCTGAGCCTGGTGGGGGAATCGGGCTGCGGGAAATCCACGGCGGGCCGGTCGATCCTGCGGCTGGTGGAGCCGCAATCGGGTGAGATCAACATTGACGGCAAGGATATCATGGCGCTGAACCAGCGCGACCTGCGGACCGCGCGGCTGGACATGCAGATGATCTTTCAGGATCCCTTTGCCTCTCTCAACCCGCAGATGCAGCTGGCCGATCAGGTGGCGGAGCCGATCCACAACTTCAAGACGCTCAAGGGCGCGGAGGTCTCAAAGCGCATCGAGATGCTGTTCGACCGGGTGGAACTGCCGCGCAGCTTCATGCGCCGCTTTCCGCACGAACTGTCGGGCGGGCAGCGCCAGCGTGTCGCCATCGCGCGGGCATTGGCGCTGAACCCCAAGCTGATCATCGCCGACGAGGCCGTCAGCGCGCTGGACGTGAGCGTTCAGGCGCAGGTGCTGAACCTGATGATGGAATTGCAGGCGGAAATGAGCCTCTCGTTCCTTTTCATCAGCCATGACATGGCGGTGGTCGAACGGGTCAGCCATCAGGTCGGCGTGATGTATCTGGGCCGTATCGTGGAACTGGGGCCGCGCGCCCGCGTTTTCGAGAACCCCCAGCACCCCTATACCCGGGCCCTGATGAAGGCGGTGCCGGTCGCGGACCCGCGCCAGCGCAAGAAAGAGAGCGAGCTGAATTTCAAGCCGATTCCCTCGCCGATCCATCCGGTCGATTACGTCGCCAGCCCATCGGAATACAAGGAAGTGGAACCGGGGCATCTGGTGCTGACGACGGACAGCGGGTATTGA
- a CDS encoding peptide ABC transporter substrate-binding protein, with protein MKLRTLLMGAIATTAFAPLALAQDQGGERGRDGEVKIIYWQAPSILNPYLSGGTKDLESSSLVLEPMGRYDETGALVPYLAAEIPTVENGGVSEDLKSITWKIADGMVWSDGTPVTSEDLAFTAEYCMHPEGGCAQGAKFDGVDNVEIIDDQTVTVHFTEAKPNPYGPFMGAQSPILQKAQFENCLGPKAPECTEQNFNPIGTGPFTVTEFRPNDVITMAANENYRDPSKPAFATLTFKGGGDAVAAGRAVMETGEYDYAWNMQLAPDVLSKMAEAGMGKPVSAFGTLVERLEMNLTDPSPDLPEGERSTVAHPHPILSDERVRRALSMAIDRELLTEVGYGQAGRPTCNLVPAPALYASDNTECLTQDIEGAKALLEEAGWTDTNGDGVRDKDGEKLSLLYQTSTNAVRQDFQALIKDWWSQIGVETELRNVDASVFFGGDPGSPDTFQKFYADVEMYANNFDGTDPQAYLAAYRCGNEPKPSSQWQGENINRFCNEEYDALLDELSRTGELDQRGEIAKQLNNMVTKDSMTIVPLVDRGRVSAVSNTLGGVVLNTWDSELWNAADWYRIKE; from the coding sequence ATGAAACTGAGAACCCTACTGATGGGTGCCATCGCCACGACGGCGTTCGCCCCCCTCGCACTGGCCCAGGACCAGGGTGGTGAGCGAGGCCGGGACGGCGAAGTCAAGATCATCTACTGGCAGGCGCCCTCGATCCTGAACCCCTATCTGTCCGGCGGCACCAAGGACCTCGAATCGTCCTCTCTGGTGCTTGAACCGATGGGCCGCTACGACGAAACCGGCGCGCTGGTTCCCTACCTTGCCGCCGAGATTCCGACTGTCGAGAATGGCGGCGTGAGCGAAGATCTCAAGTCGATCACATGGAAGATCGCGGACGGCATGGTCTGGTCCGACGGCACGCCCGTAACGTCGGAAGATCTGGCGTTCACCGCCGAGTACTGCATGCACCCCGAAGGCGGTTGCGCACAGGGCGCGAAATTCGATGGCGTCGACAACGTCGAGATCATCGACGATCAGACCGTGACCGTGCATTTCACCGAGGCCAAGCCGAACCCCTATGGCCCGTTCATGGGCGCACAGTCCCCGATCCTTCAGAAAGCGCAGTTTGAAAACTGCCTGGGTCCCAAGGCACCCGAGTGCACCGAGCAGAACTTCAATCCCATCGGCACCGGCCCCTTCACCGTGACGGAGTTCCGCCCGAACGACGTGATCACCATGGCGGCCAACGAAAACTACCGCGACCCCAGCAAGCCGGCCTTTGCCACGCTCACCTTCAAGGGCGGCGGCGATGCGGTGGCAGCGGGCCGCGCCGTCATGGAAACCGGTGAATACGATTACGCCTGGAACATGCAGCTGGCCCCCGACGTGCTGTCCAAGATGGCCGAAGCGGGCATGGGCAAGCCGGTATCGGCCTTCGGCACGCTGGTAGAGCGGCTTGAAATGAACCTGACCGACCCTTCGCCGGACCTGCCGGAAGGCGAGCGTTCCACCGTGGCGCATCCGCACCCCATCCTGTCGGATGAACGGGTTCGCCGCGCATTGTCCATGGCGATCGACCGGGAACTGCTGACCGAAGTGGGCTATGGCCAGGCCGGTCGTCCGACCTGCAACCTGGTGCCCGCACCGGCGCTCTACGCGTCCGACAACACCGAATGCCTGACCCAGGACATCGAAGGCGCCAAGGCGCTGCTCGAAGAAGCGGGCTGGACCGACACCAACGGTGACGGCGTGCGCGACAAGGACGGCGAGAAACTGTCGCTTCTGTACCAGACCTCGACCAACGCCGTGCGTCAGGACTTCCAGGCGCTGATCAAGGACTGGTGGAGCCAGATCGGCGTGGAAACCGAGCTGCGCAACGTCGATGCCTCGGTGTTCTTCGGCGGCGACCCCGGTTCGCCCGACACCTTCCAGAAGTTCTATGCGGACGTGGAAATGTACGCCAACAACTTCGACGGCACCGACCCGCAGGCTTACCTCGCGGCCTACCGCTGCGGCAACGAGCCGAAGCCGTCCAGCCAGTGGCAGGGTGAGAACATCAACCGCTTCTGCAACGAAGAGTACGACGCGCTGCTGGACGAATTGTCCCGCACCGGCGAGCTGGACCAGCGCGGCGAGATCGCCAAGCAGCTCAACAACATGGTCACGAAGGACAGCATGACAATCGTGCCCCTGGTCGACCGTGGCCGCGTCTCTGCCGTGTCGAACACCCTTGGCGGTGTCGTCCTGAACACCTGGGACTCCGAACTGTGGAACGCTGCCGACTGGTACCGCATCAAGGAATGA
- a CDS encoding M20 aminoacylase family protein: MPIKNRFAETHAEITAWRRHLHEHPELMFDVHETVKFVEDKLRSFGITDITTGIGKTGLVAVIEGRSNSSGRTIGLRADMDALPINEATGVDYASKTPGIMHACGHDGHTAMLLGAAQYLAETRNFDGRCVLIFQPAEEGGGGGNEMVKDGMMDRWGIQEVYGMHNMPSFPAGEFAIRHGALLAAADEFEVIVEGRGSHAAAPHNGADSNLAAAHVVVALQSIASRNVDPVEQVVVSVTTVQSDTDSHNILPQSVRLRGTVRSLDETVRDLAEARFHEVVTHTAAAYQCAAKITYTRGYPVTVNHPDQTDFAADMADKVAPGVVRDLPPVMAGEDFSYMLNARPGAYMMIGNGDSASLHHPEYDFNDAAIPAGCSWFAELVETRMPVG; this comes from the coding sequence ATGCCGATCAAGAACCGTTTTGCCGAAACCCATGCCGAGATTACCGCCTGGCGCAGACATCTGCATGAGCACCCGGAACTGATGTTCGATGTGCATGAGACGGTGAAGTTCGTGGAGGACAAGCTGCGCAGCTTTGGCATCACCGACATCACCACCGGGATCGGCAAGACCGGGCTGGTCGCGGTGATCGAGGGCCGCAGCAATTCCTCGGGGCGGACCATCGGGCTGCGCGCGGACATGGATGCGCTGCCGATCAACGAGGCGACCGGGGTCGATTACGCGTCGAAGACCCCGGGCATAATGCACGCCTGCGGACACGATGGTCACACGGCCATGCTGCTGGGTGCGGCGCAGTATCTTGCCGAGACGCGGAATTTCGACGGCCGTTGCGTGCTGATCTTCCAGCCCGCCGAAGAGGGCGGCGGTGGCGGCAATGAAATGGTCAAGGACGGCATGATGGACCGCTGGGGCATCCAGGAGGTCTACGGCATGCACAACATGCCGTCCTTTCCGGCAGGTGAATTCGCGATCCGGCATGGGGCGCTGCTGGCGGCGGCGGATGAATTCGAGGTTATCGTCGAGGGGCGCGGCAGCCATGCGGCGGCCCCGCACAACGGCGCGGACAGCAACCTTGCGGCGGCGCATGTGGTGGTCGCGCTGCAAAGCATCGCCTCGCGCAACGTCGATCCGGTGGAACAGGTGGTGGTGTCCGTCACCACGGTGCAAAGCGACACCGACAGTCACAACATCCTGCCGCAGTCCGTGCGTCTGCGCGGCACGGTGCGCAGCCTGGACGAGACCGTGCGCGACCTGGCCGAGGCGCGGTTTCATGAGGTCGTCACCCATACCGCAGCGGCCTATCAGTGCGCGGCGAAGATCACCTATACGCGCGGCTATCCGGTGACGGTCAACCACCCCGACCAGACGGATTTCGCCGCCGACATGGCGGACAAGGTAGCGCCCGGCGTGGTGCGCGATCTGCCGCCCGTCATGGCGGGGGAGGACTTTTCCTATATGCTGAACGCACGGCCCGGCGCCTATATGATGATCGGCAATGGCGACAGCGCGTCGCTGCACCACCCGGAATATGACTTTAACGACGCGGCGATTCCGGCGGGCTGTTCGTGGTTCGCCGAACTGGTGGAAACCCGGATGCCGGTGGGGTAG
- a CDS encoding M20 aminoacylase family protein, giving the protein MPVKNRFAELHDDITAWRRDLHEHPEILFDTHRTAATVAEKLRAFGCDEVVEGIGRTGVVGVIKGKSTASGKVIGLRADMDALPIHEQTGLDYASKTDGAMHACGHDGHTAMLLGAAQYLAETRNFDGTAVVIFQPAEEGGGGGKVMCDDGMMERWGIQEVYGMHNWPGMPTGSFGIRTGPFFAATDLLEIEVEGLGGHAAKPHETIDTGVVTAHIITALQTIVSRNADPIGNIVVSITSIESSSKAFNVIPQRVNLMGTVRTLSNELRDLAETRVTEICEGIAATFGAVARVNYKRNYPVMVNHPEQTDFAAEVARSVSGQCDEAPLVMGGEDFAFMLEERPGAYILVGNGDGAMVHHPMYNFNDEAIPAGCSWWAGVVEQRMPAA; this is encoded by the coding sequence ATGCCAGTCAAGAACCGCTTTGCCGAACTGCATGATGACATCACCGCCTGGCGACGTGATCTGCACGAGCACCCCGAAATCCTGTTCGACACCCATCGTACTGCGGCCACTGTCGCGGAAAAGCTGCGCGCCTTTGGCTGCGACGAGGTGGTCGAGGGGATCGGACGCACCGGGGTTGTGGGCGTGATCAAGGGCAAGAGCACCGCATCGGGCAAGGTGATCGGTCTGCGTGCGGATATGGACGCGCTGCCTATTCACGAGCAGACCGGACTCGACTATGCCTCAAAGACGGACGGTGCCATGCATGCCTGCGGCCATGACGGCCATACCGCCATGCTGCTGGGGGCGGCGCAATACCTGGCGGAGACGCGGAACTTCGACGGGACCGCGGTGGTGATCTTTCAGCCCGCCGAAGAGGGCGGCGGCGGCGGCAAGGTCATGTGCGACGATGGCATGATGGAGCGGTGGGGCATTCAGGAAGTCTATGGGATGCACAATTGGCCCGGGATGCCCACGGGCAGCTTCGGCATCCGCACCGGCCCGTTCTTTGCCGCGACCGATCTGCTTGAGATCGAGGTCGAGGGACTGGGCGGCCATGCGGCAAAGCCGCATGAGACCATCGACACCGGTGTCGTGACCGCACATATCATCACCGCCTTGCAGACCATCGTCAGCCGCAATGCGGACCCCATCGGCAATATCGTGGTGTCGATCACGTCGATCGAATCTTCGTCAAAGGCGTTCAACGTGATCCCGCAACGGGTGAACCTGATGGGCACCGTGCGGACCCTCAGCAACGAGCTGCGCGATCTGGCCGAGACGCGCGTGACGGAGATCTGCGAGGGCATCGCGGCGACTTTCGGCGCGGTGGCGCGGGTGAACTACAAGCGGAACTATCCCGTCATGGTCAACCACCCCGAGCAGACCGATTTCGCCGCCGAGGTGGCGCGCAGCGTCTCTGGCCAATGCGACGAGGCGCCGCTGGTCATGGGCGGCGAGGATTTCGCCTTTATGCTGGAGGAACGTCCGGGCGCCTATATCCTGGTCGGCAACGGCGACGGGGCGATGGTGCACCACCCGATGTACAACTTCAACGACGAGGCGATCCCGGCGGGATGCAGCTGGTGGGCCGGCGTGGTCGAACAGCGGATGCCGGCGGCCTGA